One Panthera leo isolate Ple1 chromosome B1, P.leo_Ple1_pat1.1, whole genome shotgun sequence DNA window includes the following coding sequences:
- the TIGD2 gene encoding tigger transposable element-derived protein 2, translating to MLGKRKRVVLTIKDKLDIIKKLEEGISFKKLSVVYGIGESTVRDIKKNKERIINYANSSDPTSGVSKRKSMKSSTYEELDRVMIEWFNQQKTDGIPVSGTICAKQAKFFFDALGMEGDFNASSGWLTRFKQRHGIPKAAGKGTKLKGDETAATEFCGNFQEFVERENLQPEQIYGADQTGLFWKCLPSRTLALETEQTTSGYRSSRERIIIMCCANATGLHKLNLCVVGKAKKPRAFKGADLSNLPVTYFSQKSAWIEHSVFRQWFEKYFVPQVQKHLKSQGLLEKAVLLLDFPPAHPNEELLSSDDGRIIVKYLPPNVTSLIQPMSQGVLATVKRYYRAGLLQKYMGEGIDPKMFWKNLTVLDAIYEVSRAWNMVKSSTITKAWKKLFPSNEENSGMNIDEGAILAANLATVLQNTEDCEHVDIENIDQWFDSRSNDSSCQVLTDSESAEDQAKPAEQKHSNKTRKAELNPEKHISHKAALEWTENLLDYLEQQEDMLLSDKLVLRRLRTIIRRKQKIQNNKSH from the coding sequence ATGTTGGGGAAACGTAAGCGTGTGGTGTTGACAATTAAGGACAAGCTTGACATTATTAAGAAACTTGAGGAAGGCATATCTTTCAAAAAGCTTTCTGTAGTGTATGGAATTGGTGAATCCACGGTTCGtgatattaaaaagaacaaagaaaggataATAAACTATGCAAACAGTTCAGATCCTACAAGTGGGGTATCCAAACGTAAATCAATGAAGTCATCAACATATGAGGAACTTGATAGGGTTATGATAGAGTGGTTTAACCAACAGAAAACAGATGGGATTCCAGTGTCCGGAACAATTTGTGCAAAACAAGCCAAATTCTTTTTTGATGCTCTGGGAATGGAAGGTGATTTTAATGCATCATCTGGCTGGCTAACTCGATTTAAGCAGCGCCATGGTATTCCAAAGGCTGCTGGTaaaggaacaaaattaaaaggagatGAAACTGCTGCCACTGAATTTTGCGGTAACTTTCAGGAATTTGTCGAGAGAGAGAATCTACAACCGGAGCAAATTTATGGTGCTGATCAAACTGGATTGTTCTGGAAATGTCTACCATCAAGGACATTAGCTCTTGAAACTGAACAAACTACTTCTGGTTATAGgtcaagcagagagagaatcattATTATGTGTTGTGCAAATGCCACTGGTTTACACAAGCTTAATCTTTGTGTTGTgggaaaagcaaaaaaaccccgTGCGTTCAAAGGAGCTGACCTTTCAAATCTTCCTGTCACTTACTTCAGTCAAAAAAGTGCATGGATAGAACATTCTGTTTTCAGACAGTGGTTTGAAAAGTACTTTGTGCCACAGGTACAGAAGCATTTGAAATCCCAGGGGCTTCTAGAAAAAGCAGTGCTTCTTTTGGACTTTCCCCCAGCACATCCAAATGAAGAATTATTGAGTTCAGATGATGGCAGAATAATTGTGAAATATTTGCCACCAAATGTCACAAGTCTAATTCAACCTATGAGTCAGGGGGTTCTAGCCACAGTAAAAAGATACTACCGAGCGGGACTTCTTCAGAAATACATGGGTGAAGGAATTGAcccaaaaatgttttggaaaaattTGACAGTGTTGGATGCAATTTATGAAGTATCAAGAGCTTGGAACATGGTAAAATCTAGTACCATAACCAAAGCATGGAAAAAACTTTTCCCTAGCAATGAAGAGAATTCAGGCATGAACATTGATGAAGGAGCCATTTTAGCAGCTAACTTAGCAACAGTTTTACAGAATACAGAAGACTGTGAACACGTTGACATTGAGAATATTGATCAGTGGTTTGACTCTCGGAGCAATGACTCAAGCTGTCAGGTGCTAACAGACAGTGAAAGTGCTGAGGACCAGGCCAAGCCTGCTGAACAAAAACATTCCAATAAGACTAGAAAAGCAGAACTGAATCCAGAGAAGCATATTAGCCATAAAGCTGCACTTGAATGGACCGAAAATTTACTGGATTATCTAGAACAACAAGAGGACATGCTTCTGTCTGATAAACTGGTATTACGGAGGCTTCGAAcaataataagaagaaaacagaagatccAAAATAACAAAAGTCACTAA